A genomic stretch from Chitinophaga agri includes:
- the cysM gene encoding cysteine synthase CysM, protein MHSILDLVGNTPMVALKSVSANPNVTIYAKLEGNNPGGSVKDRAAYGMIKGALDRGEIKPGIKLIEATSGNTGIALAMIASLFGVEIELVMPEDATRERVLTMEAFGAKVILTPKEASMEGSIDYANAQVAKGGYHMLNQFANPDNYGMHYKTTGPEIWRDTQQGVTHFVSAMGTTGTIMGVSKYLKEQNNQVQIVGCQPTEGSKIPGIRKWPEAYLPKIFDRSRIDRVMDISEEEAKAMTRRLAKDEGIFCGMSSGGAVSAAERISRELEHGVLVCIICDRGDRYLSSDLFG, encoded by the coding sequence ATGCATTCGATATTAGATCTTGTTGGTAACACGCCCATGGTTGCGCTTAAAAGTGTCAGCGCTAACCCGAATGTGACCATTTACGCAAAACTGGAAGGGAATAATCCGGGAGGAAGTGTGAAAGACCGTGCAGCCTATGGTATGATCAAAGGTGCACTGGACAGGGGAGAGATTAAACCAGGCATCAAACTCATAGAAGCGACCAGCGGTAATACCGGTATCGCACTGGCCATGATCGCCAGCCTTTTTGGGGTGGAAATAGAACTGGTCATGCCGGAAGATGCGACCCGCGAAAGGGTGCTCACCATGGAAGCATTTGGGGCAAAGGTGATCCTGACGCCAAAGGAGGCCTCTATGGAAGGCTCCATCGATTATGCCAATGCACAGGTGGCAAAAGGGGGCTATCACATGCTGAACCAGTTTGCCAACCCGGACAACTACGGCATGCACTATAAGACCACCGGACCTGAAATATGGCGGGATACTCAGCAGGGAGTAACGCATTTTGTGAGCGCCATGGGGACCACCGGGACCATCATGGGTGTGTCCAAATACCTGAAAGAGCAGAACAACCAGGTACAGATAGTGGGTTGTCAGCCGACTGAAGGCAGTAAGATACCCGGCATCCGCAAATGGCCTGAGGCTTACCTTCCGAAGATCTTCGACAGATCGAGGATAGACCGCGTGATGGACATCTCCGAGGAAGAAGCAAAAGCTATGACCCGCAGGCTGGCCAAAGATGAAGGTATTTTCTGCGGTATGAGCAGTGGCGGGGCGGTATCAGCAGCGGAAAGGATCTCCAGGGAACTCGAGCATGGCGTGCTGGTATGTATTATTTGCGACAGAGGAGACAGGTACCTGTCCTCCGACCTGTTTGGTTGA
- a CDS encoding pyruvate dehydrogenase complex E1 component subunit beta, producing the protein MRQIAFRQALREAMQEEMRRDDRVFLMGEEVAEYNGAYKVSQGMLDEFGPKRVIDTPIAELGFTAIAVGAAQNGLRPIVEFMTWNFAVLALDQILNTASKMLAMSGGQVGCPIVFRGPNGSAGQLGAQHSTAFESYYANIPGLKVISVSNPYDGKGLLKAAIRDNDPVVFMESEVGYGDMGEVPEEEYIIEIGKADIKRAGKDVTIVSFNKMMKVALGAAEELAKEGIEAEVIDLRTIRPLDWFTILQSVKKTNRLVIVEEQWPFASVSSEISYRIQKEGFDYLDAPIRRITAADAPMHYAPNLVKGYLPDVERTVKLVKEVMYMKK; encoded by the coding sequence ATGCGTCAGATAGCTTTCAGACAAGCCTTACGAGAAGCCATGCAGGAAGAGATGCGTCGTGATGACCGCGTTTTCCTGATGGGAGAGGAAGTAGCCGAATATAACGGAGCCTACAAAGTTAGCCAGGGAATGCTGGACGAATTTGGCCCTAAGAGAGTAATTGATACGCCAATCGCCGAGCTGGGTTTCACTGCAATCGCTGTTGGTGCTGCTCAGAATGGTCTTCGCCCGATCGTTGAATTTATGACCTGGAACTTCGCCGTACTAGCACTGGACCAGATCCTGAATACAGCGTCTAAGATGCTGGCAATGAGTGGTGGCCAGGTAGGTTGTCCTATCGTTTTCCGTGGACCTAACGGTTCCGCGGGTCAGCTGGGTGCACAGCACTCAACTGCTTTCGAAAGCTACTATGCAAATATCCCAGGTTTAAAAGTTATCTCAGTATCTAACCCATATGATGGTAAAGGTCTGCTGAAAGCGGCTATCCGTGATAACGATCCGGTTGTTTTCATGGAGAGCGAGGTAGGGTATGGTGATATGGGCGAAGTACCTGAAGAAGAATACATCATTGAGATCGGTAAAGCTGATATCAAACGTGCCGGTAAAGACGTAACGATCGTTTCTTTCAACAAAATGATGAAAGTTGCGCTGGGTGCTGCTGAAGAACTGGCGAAAGAAGGTATCGAGGCCGAAGTGATTGACCTGCGTACGATCCGTCCGCTGGACTGGTTCACCATCCTGCAGTCTGTTAAGAAAACCAACCGCCTGGTGATCGTAGAAGAACAATGGCCATTTGCGAGCGTTTCTTCTGAGATCTCTTACCGTATCCAGAAAGAAGGTTTTGATTATCTGGACGCTCCGATCCGCCGTATCACTGCTGCTGATGCTCCAATGCACTATGCTCCTAACCTGGTAAAAGGTTATCTGCCTGATGTAGAGCGCACTGTGAAACTGGTGAAAGAAGTGATGTACATGAAGAAGTAA
- a CDS encoding acetyl-CoA C-acyltransferase: MKEVFIVSAVRTPIGSFNGALSALSATQLGAIVMKAVLEKAGIPATAVNEVYMGNVISANLGQAPANQASIYAGIPTNVPCTTVNKVCASGMKAIMLGAQSILSGDNDVVVAGGMESMSNVPYYLDKARSGYKLGHGAVTDGIIRDGLWDPYKDFHMGNAAELCNTEYKITREEQDAYAIQSYKRAAEATEKGYFKNEIVPVEVPGKQVVTVAEDEDYKKVNFEKIPTLKPTFQKDGTITAANASNLNDGAAAVVLMSGEKVKELGLQPLAKIISFADASQAPEWFTTTPVKAVNKALEKAKLTVADIDFVEINEAFSCVPLANERDLGLSPEKVNVWGGAVSIGHPIGCSGARIVVTLSSILRHNNARYGVAGICNGGGGASAIVIEAVNN; the protein is encoded by the coding sequence ATGAAAGAAGTATTTATAGTTTCAGCAGTGCGTACCCCCATCGGTTCTTTTAATGGCGCATTGTCAGCTTTATCAGCGACACAACTGGGAGCCATCGTTATGAAAGCCGTGCTGGAGAAAGCAGGTATACCTGCTACTGCGGTGAATGAAGTGTACATGGGTAATGTGATCAGTGCCAACCTGGGACAGGCACCCGCTAATCAGGCCAGTATCTATGCCGGTATTCCTACAAATGTACCTTGTACTACTGTCAATAAGGTATGTGCCTCCGGCATGAAAGCCATTATGTTGGGTGCACAAAGCATCCTGTCAGGCGATAATGATGTGGTCGTAGCAGGTGGAATGGAAAGCATGAGTAATGTACCTTATTACCTCGACAAAGCGCGTAGCGGTTACAAACTGGGACATGGTGCAGTAACAGACGGTATCATCCGCGATGGCCTTTGGGACCCTTACAAGGATTTTCACATGGGTAATGCGGCAGAGCTGTGTAATACCGAATATAAGATCACCCGCGAAGAGCAGGACGCTTACGCTATCCAGAGCTATAAAAGAGCGGCGGAAGCTACTGAAAAAGGCTATTTCAAAAATGAGATCGTTCCTGTGGAAGTACCTGGTAAACAGGTGGTGACAGTGGCGGAAGACGAAGATTATAAAAAAGTAAACTTCGAGAAGATCCCTACCCTGAAACCCACTTTCCAGAAAGACGGTACCATTACCGCGGCAAATGCCTCTAATCTCAATGACGGGGCAGCCGCAGTCGTCCTGATGAGCGGTGAAAAAGTAAAGGAACTGGGACTACAGCCACTGGCAAAGATCATCAGTTTTGCAGATGCCTCACAGGCGCCGGAATGGTTCACTACCACACCTGTAAAGGCCGTGAATAAAGCACTGGAGAAAGCAAAACTGACTGTCGCGGATATTGATTTTGTGGAGATCAATGAGGCATTCTCCTGTGTTCCACTTGCCAATGAACGTGATCTGGGCCTGTCTCCCGAAAAAGTAAATGTATGGGGAGGAGCTGTTTCCATCGGCCATCCGATAGGGTGTAGTGGTGCCCGTATCGTGGTAACACTCAGTTCTATCCTGCGTCATAATAATGCCCGCTACGGTGTGGCAGGTATCTGTAATGGCGGCGGCGGCGCAAGCGCGATCGTCATAGAAGCGGTTAATAACTAA
- a CDS encoding DUF3575 domain-containing protein yields MKYLYITSLCCLLTIAASAQRRPAGKPGEPGITTYLTSYSHSGIPDSVLQGWRISTNLVSLVAPDGGISLAGEYRFNNHWSVLTEATWIFIDSKNAFDIRGRYTPKAKGYAIRPEVRYYLTGKRSRYRMFFAQEISYKKVNFLEERIQQIGLDQWGHYDYEQITPYEKTKQVYSTASKFGAQFLIGPAHRILLEGFIGLGVKYKDYAYTHQPPATSYLEDKDYSFDEAKNQRYAWTAAVPMAIKIGYRF; encoded by the coding sequence ATGAAATATCTGTACATAACATCTCTTTGTTGCCTATTGACAATAGCTGCGTCAGCGCAGAGAAGACCAGCCGGAAAGCCAGGTGAACCGGGTATCACCACTTATCTGACGTCGTATTCCCACAGCGGTATCCCCGATAGCGTACTGCAGGGCTGGAGGATCAGTACAAACCTTGTGTCGCTTGTAGCACCGGATGGTGGGATCTCTCTCGCTGGAGAATACCGTTTTAACAATCATTGGAGCGTGCTGACAGAGGCTACCTGGATTTTCATCGATTCGAAGAACGCATTTGATATCAGGGGAAGGTATACCCCTAAAGCGAAAGGATATGCCATCCGTCCTGAGGTAAGGTATTATCTGACTGGCAAGCGTAGCCGGTATAGGATGTTCTTTGCTCAGGAGATCTCCTACAAGAAAGTCAACTTCCTCGAGGAGCGTATCCAGCAGATCGGTCTTGATCAATGGGGACACTATGACTATGAGCAGATCACTCCTTATGAGAAGACCAAGCAGGTGTATAGTACTGCCAGTAAGTTTGGCGCACAGTTCCTGATCGGTCCTGCGCACCGTATCCTGCTTGAAGGGTTTATAGGATTGGGAGTTAAATACAAGGATTACGCTTATACGCATCAGCCACCTGCGACAAGCTATCTGGAGGATAAGGATTATAGCTTTGATGAAGCAAAGAATCAGCGTTACGCATGGACGGCTGCTGTTCCAATGGCCATCAAAATAGGTTACCGTTTCTAG
- a CDS encoding LVIVD repeat-containing protein — protein sequence MTRLLFTYVLLATCFLLGGCDQDPWMRGAVEGYLPVYDNNPTFKQISYQPARSSVHPGKLYTYGKLVLQAESDSGLHLISYQDPAHPVRTAFLRIPGFRTATVKGDYLYADNYNDLVVIPLKELPSLSHVGRVPGMWTQKDFPPFEGAYFECVDHSKGAVIGWQKGIVNNPQCRADRGHKDTDPSQLKLSAGIVVEGEYLYVSDKGNLMSYSIAQPTAPVLKQQLTGTDRIDSIYMFNELLATVRKERSRISLYDLSNPAIINYKTGLTPPYACEILVPAGKYVYSVGNYNFMMCSPSKEPEVNVYELSADYNTLTLAGSLQFDTTYAVIRGGNYLYAGTTKGISIVDVSAPPVITRFAEKQGDIYTDMIIEGTLLFARSATWIACYDISSPASITLISKLAY from the coding sequence ATGACCCGCCTATTATTTACCTATGTACTGTTAGCGACCTGTTTCCTATTGGGGGGATGTGACCAGGATCCCTGGATGCGTGGAGCTGTTGAAGGCTATCTACCTGTTTATGATAATAATCCGACTTTCAAGCAGATCAGCTATCAACCTGCCAGGTCCAGCGTCCATCCCGGTAAGCTGTATACATACGGCAAGCTGGTATTGCAGGCAGAATCTGACTCCGGATTACACCTGATCTCTTACCAGGATCCCGCGCATCCTGTAAGAACGGCCTTTCTCCGTATTCCTGGTTTTCGGACAGCTACTGTGAAAGGAGACTATCTCTACGCAGATAATTACAATGACCTGGTCGTCATACCTTTAAAAGAGCTGCCCTCTCTTTCGCATGTGGGACGAGTACCTGGTATGTGGACACAGAAAGATTTTCCGCCTTTTGAGGGTGCTTACTTTGAATGTGTGGACCATTCGAAAGGAGCCGTGATCGGATGGCAGAAAGGAATAGTGAACAACCCGCAATGTCGTGCGGATAGAGGACATAAGGATACTGATCCCTCACAGTTGAAACTAAGTGCCGGTATAGTAGTGGAAGGTGAATATCTCTACGTCAGTGATAAGGGAAATCTGATGTCTTATTCCATTGCGCAACCGACGGCGCCGGTGTTAAAGCAGCAACTGACAGGAACTGATCGCATTGACAGTATCTATATGTTCAATGAGTTACTGGCTACGGTTAGGAAAGAAAGAAGCCGCATCTCATTATATGACCTTTCCAATCCTGCCATAATCAACTACAAGACAGGTTTAACGCCGCCATATGCCTGTGAGATACTGGTACCGGCCGGCAAATATGTTTATTCGGTGGGTAACTACAACTTTATGATGTGCAGTCCATCAAAGGAGCCGGAAGTGAACGTCTATGAACTATCGGCCGACTATAACACCTTAACACTGGCAGGTTCCTTACAATTTGATACCACTTATGCAGTTATCCGCGGTGGCAATTATCTGTATGCAGGTACCACTAAGGGTATCAGCATAGTGGATGTTTCAGCGCCGCCGGTCATTACCCGTTTTGCGGAAAAGCAGGGAGATATTTATACAGATATGATCATTGAAGGCACGCTTTTATTCGCACGCAGTGCAACATGGATAGCGTGTTATGATATATCATCTCCTGCATCTATTACACTCATTTCCAAACTGGCCTATTAA
- the dnaG gene encoding DNA primase: MISQNTIQQILSRIDIVEIVGNFVKLKKRGANYLGLCPFHNEKSPSFTVTPSKEIFKCFGCGQSGNAIKFLMEHEKYSYVEALRWLAQKYDVPIEETEVSPEVRQQQMMADSLYIINNFAREYFSNTLFNTEEGQNVGLSYFEERGFTQETIRKFQLGYSLNTWDAFTKAALAKGYNLDYLQKTGLVTIRNEQPGDNYRGRVIFPIHNQSGKVLGFGARILVKNDRAPKYVNSPENEIYVKNRVLYGTYFARHAIDKLNECLLVEGYTDVISLHQAGIENVVASSGTSLTQHQLRLVKKYTNNLTILFDGDNAGVKAALRGLDMAIEEGLNVKLVLIPDKEDPDSYVQKIGADAFREFIAANKQDFVLFKLRLLEQEAGNDSTRKSQLVNEIAETISKIDKTEDFTRQQDYIRQCSQLLKIDEQGLINLVNKFIRERFQKKEQQFNREHTSNTPAVDDDLSPEAIAAMEAMENGGEPAVNFFNPDEKQERELVKILLRFGDKPFSEEEQSTVADYIFHLPYDFESLADNELVKRILREYKLLYDQDSLPDKKWFLYHNDQEIATLVVGIMEDKEAELSAAWKDKFEIDTVYGDNAYLKDTISTTNYLMLRKIRKMIIENQQELEKSTVFEEQLKCMEMHKHLKVLENELTQGLGTVIFR; encoded by the coding sequence TTGATTTCACAGAATACCATACAGCAGATACTTAGCCGGATTGACATTGTGGAGATAGTGGGCAATTTCGTGAAATTGAAAAAGCGGGGCGCCAACTACCTTGGTCTCTGCCCTTTCCATAATGAAAAATCCCCTTCCTTTACGGTCACTCCCAGCAAGGAGATCTTCAAATGTTTCGGATGTGGCCAGAGCGGTAACGCCATCAAGTTCCTCATGGAGCATGAAAAGTATTCCTATGTCGAAGCCCTGCGGTGGCTGGCACAGAAATACGATGTACCCATTGAGGAGACAGAGGTAAGTCCGGAGGTCCGTCAGCAGCAGATGATGGCTGACAGCCTTTACATCATCAACAACTTTGCACGCGAATACTTTTCCAATACCCTCTTCAATACTGAAGAAGGCCAGAACGTTGGCCTGAGTTACTTTGAAGAACGTGGATTTACACAGGAGACCATCCGGAAGTTCCAGCTGGGTTACAGCCTGAACACCTGGGATGCATTCACCAAGGCAGCGTTAGCCAAGGGATACAACCTGGACTATCTGCAAAAAACGGGTCTTGTCACTATCAGGAATGAACAGCCCGGTGATAATTACCGCGGCCGTGTGATCTTTCCTATCCACAACCAGAGCGGCAAGGTACTGGGATTTGGTGCACGTATCCTTGTTAAAAACGATCGTGCGCCCAAATATGTCAATTCCCCGGAGAACGAGATATACGTCAAAAACAGGGTACTGTATGGCACCTACTTTGCCCGCCACGCCATAGACAAGCTGAATGAATGCCTGCTGGTAGAGGGGTACACCGACGTGATATCCCTGCATCAGGCCGGGATTGAAAACGTAGTTGCCTCCAGCGGTACGTCTCTGACGCAGCACCAGCTGCGACTGGTGAAGAAGTACACCAACAACCTGACCATCCTCTTTGACGGGGATAATGCCGGCGTAAAAGCAGCGTTGAGAGGTCTGGACATGGCGATTGAGGAAGGATTGAACGTAAAGCTGGTTTTAATCCCCGATAAGGAGGACCCGGACAGTTATGTACAGAAGATAGGCGCAGATGCTTTCAGAGAGTTTATAGCTGCTAATAAACAGGATTTCGTACTGTTTAAGCTGCGGCTCCTGGAGCAGGAAGCAGGTAATGACAGTACCCGTAAATCACAGCTTGTAAATGAGATCGCTGAAACGATCTCCAAGATTGACAAAACGGAAGACTTCACCCGTCAACAGGATTATATCCGTCAGTGCAGTCAGCTACTGAAGATCGATGAGCAGGGCCTGATCAACCTGGTCAATAAGTTCATACGTGAACGTTTCCAGAAAAAAGAACAGCAGTTCAACCGTGAGCATACCAGCAACACACCTGCTGTAGACGATGATCTTTCACCGGAAGCAATTGCCGCCATGGAGGCCATGGAAAATGGTGGAGAACCTGCGGTCAACTTCTTTAATCCGGATGAAAAACAGGAACGGGAACTGGTGAAGATACTCCTCCGCTTCGGAGATAAACCTTTCAGTGAGGAAGAGCAGAGCACTGTTGCGGATTACATCTTCCACCTCCCCTATGACTTCGAATCACTGGCAGATAATGAGCTGGTTAAGCGGATATTAAGGGAATATAAACTGCTATATGACCAGGATAGCCTGCCAGATAAAAAATGGTTCCTGTACCATAATGACCAGGAAATAGCCACACTGGTAGTAGGGATCATGGAGGATAAGGAAGCAGAGCTCAGCGCCGCCTGGAAGGATAAATTTGAGATCGATACCGTCTATGGCGACAATGCATATCTCAAAGACACCATCTCTACCACAAACTATCTGATGCTTAGAAAGATCCGTAAGATGATCATAGAGAATCAGCAGGAACTGGAAAAATCGACGGTGTTTGAAGAGCAGCTCAAATGTATGGAGATGCATAAACACCTGAAAGTGCTGGAGAATGAGCTGACACAGGGATTGGGAACCGTAATATTCCGGTAA
- a CDS encoding T9SS type A sorting domain-containing protein, protein MKKTLLLFVLVYLCHFLYAQPGPKVHFDLSRRQSCNAPVTINFKDMTSHPGKSGIVSWKWYFGDGTVDSTSGPKVAHRYTRHGVFPVRLVVRDKHGRIGADSLSGDNLVRIGAMAQLPATVTLPAHGAVTLRNLAAPLSFDSLGTYKWYRGNRLISTARKVTVTDTGRITLRYTACGRTMTAQTLVVVTPVDTSWKINISVEPESPCGDVFKLFANITTPDSSYALVWSTGELTPYIRVTTEGVYTAVLRDLQGNIHAVDTATVTFNKPFRATLELHPGAVPGSDTLIASPSTEWWYGYNYRWYRDNILILNTNSPQLYDPQPGVYKVFVQNDAGCNDISDTLHYNVDTTALQVDYTYRISACDPRSIGFNGIVKVAPGDAVVSYLWDFDNYSGGTTKDTYQHFDQPGTYDVSFSVITASGRTASVSKQFVIPYVAPWTAHITAQPNACGDTVFLTLNSSPQASYYYWSSGQTSQTIAVTESGYYIAGAEDSCFAIRVMDTIQVTINRPFTAEIRTYSQDTLYAWPLNDTLPARYSYTWYRNDTVYSNASALSMPEPGIYRLRVTGVNGCSSLSSPYYYNVPIDTAWDIQLETYGQVTCVDSIWVFANVRVPADKHYYIAWQNGQGGNAFIARTSGYYTARLFDDEGHLRAEETMYIMITSHVNASLEIHGTPVPGNDTLVAYPQTQWWTGYFYRWYRDGVEVLAGNAPYLYYATPGTYVVYVRSDEGCDDWSDPVSYGYADSSAVRPPTVASLDHLNRKDGDVSIKTYPNPSTGKVYIQFDKPLQQAMLIRVYNLQGGVVYTRSTAAQQQLLELSHLPKGYYIIELTGNGVKQTRSLLLQ, encoded by the coding sequence ATGAAAAAGACACTATTGTTGTTTGTTTTGGTGTACCTGTGCCATTTCCTATACGCACAACCCGGCCCTAAGGTACACTTCGATCTTTCCAGACGTCAGTCGTGTAATGCGCCGGTGACGATCAACTTTAAAGACATGACATCCCATCCCGGTAAATCCGGCATTGTTTCCTGGAAATGGTATTTCGGAGACGGTACAGTTGATTCCACTTCCGGACCGAAGGTCGCACACCGGTATACCCGTCATGGTGTATTTCCTGTAAGACTGGTAGTGCGCGACAAACACGGACGTATTGGCGCCGACTCCCTGTCCGGCGATAACCTCGTCAGAATAGGAGCTATGGCACAACTACCAGCTACAGTCACATTGCCTGCCCATGGTGCTGTCACACTCCGTAATCTGGCTGCACCCTTGTCATTTGACAGCCTGGGTACCTACAAATGGTATCGGGGCAATAGACTGATCAGTACCGCGCGTAAAGTGACGGTGACTGATACAGGCAGGATCACCCTCAGGTACACCGCATGTGGTCGTACTATGACGGCGCAGACACTTGTCGTGGTGACACCTGTTGATACTTCCTGGAAGATCAACATCTCTGTGGAGCCGGAATCTCCGTGCGGCGATGTATTTAAACTCTTTGCAAATATTACGACGCCCGATAGTTCCTATGCTTTAGTGTGGAGTACCGGTGAACTTACCCCTTATATCAGGGTTACTACAGAAGGCGTGTACACTGCTGTGCTGAGAGACCTACAGGGAAATATCCACGCAGTTGATACTGCTACCGTAACGTTTAACAAGCCATTCAGGGCCACACTGGAACTACATCCGGGCGCCGTACCTGGTAGTGATACACTCATCGCTTCTCCGAGCACAGAATGGTGGTACGGTTATAATTACAGATGGTACAGGGACAATATACTGATCCTGAATACGAACTCGCCTCAGTTGTACGATCCGCAGCCAGGTGTCTATAAAGTATTCGTACAAAATGATGCCGGCTGTAATGACATCTCTGACACACTACACTATAATGTGGACACAACTGCATTGCAGGTGGATTATACTTACCGGATATCTGCCTGTGATCCACGCAGTATCGGCTTCAATGGTATTGTCAAAGTAGCACCTGGAGATGCCGTAGTAAGCTATTTGTGGGACTTTGATAATTACAGTGGAGGTACTACAAAGGACACCTATCAGCACTTTGATCAGCCGGGCACCTATGATGTTTCCTTTTCCGTGATCACTGCCAGCGGAAGAACTGCATCCGTATCAAAACAGTTTGTGATCCCTTATGTAGCACCATGGACTGCCCATATCACTGCACAGCCTAATGCCTGTGGTGATACCGTATTCCTGACGCTGAACAGCTCTCCGCAGGCGAGCTATTATTACTGGAGCAGCGGGCAGACATCCCAGACCATTGCGGTGACTGAGTCTGGTTATTATATAGCTGGTGCGGAAGACAGTTGTTTTGCCATCAGAGTTATGGATACGATCCAGGTGACCATTAACAGGCCATTCACTGCTGAGATCAGAACGTATAGTCAGGATACATTGTATGCATGGCCATTGAATGATACATTACCGGCCAGGTATAGTTATACCTGGTACAGGAATGATACTGTATATTCCAATGCCAGTGCTTTATCCATGCCCGAACCAGGTATTTACCGCCTGCGGGTGACTGGTGTGAACGGTTGCTCTTCTTTGTCGTCTCCTTATTACTACAACGTACCAATTGATACCGCATGGGATATTCAGCTCGAAACGTATGGACAGGTAACGTGTGTAGATTCTATATGGGTCTTTGCCAACGTGCGTGTACCGGCAGATAAGCACTATTACATCGCCTGGCAGAATGGTCAGGGCGGAAATGCATTCATTGCACGTACATCCGGTTACTACACAGCCAGGTTGTTTGATGATGAAGGTCATCTACGCGCTGAAGAGACAATGTATATCATGATCACATCGCACGTAAATGCATCTCTTGAAATACACGGTACACCCGTACCTGGTAATGATACCCTGGTGGCTTATCCGCAGACACAGTGGTGGACAGGTTACTTCTACAGATGGTATCGTGATGGTGTAGAAGTGCTGGCGGGTAATGCGCCGTATCTATACTATGCCACGCCGGGTACCTATGTGGTGTATGTACGCAGTGATGAAGGTTGCGATGACTGGTCTGATCCTGTCAGCTACGGTTATGCTGACAGCAGTGCTGTACGGCCACCGACAGTCGCATCACTAGATCACTTAAACAGGAAAGATGGTGATGTCAGCATAAAGACCTATCCGAATCCATCCACAGGTAAGGTATATATACAGTTTGATAAACCATTGCAGCAGGCAATGCTGATCAGGGTGTATAACCTACAGGGTGGTGTCGTCTATACACGATCTACCGCTGCGCAGCAGCAATTGCTTGAACTCTCTCATCTGCCCAAAGGTTACTATATAATAGAGCTGACAGGCAATGGTGTGAAACAGACACGGTCATTGCTCCTGCAATAA
- a CDS encoding dihydrofolate reductase, translated as MTLSIIVAASENNVIGVNNHLPWHLPVDMKYFKDTTMGKPIVMGRKSFEELGKVLPGRPNIMITRQKDYAAQGLYIVPSLEAGIEKAKTFGTEEIFITGGGEIFKMALSIVDRLYLTRVHAVVEGDTYFPDFDPRGWKLVKNERHEKDEKHAHAMTFQVWERER; from the coding sequence TTGACACTTTCTATAATCGTTGCCGCCTCCGAAAACAATGTAATCGGGGTAAATAATCATCTTCCCTGGCATTTACCAGTTGACATGAAATACTTCAAGGACACTACCATGGGCAAACCTATTGTCATGGGCAGAAAGTCTTTTGAAGAACTGGGAAAGGTATTACCAGGAAGACCTAATATCATGATCACCCGCCAGAAAGACTATGCTGCGCAGGGACTGTACATCGTGCCTTCCCTGGAAGCAGGTATTGAAAAGGCAAAGACCTTCGGCACTGAAGAGATCTTTATCACTGGTGGCGGAGAGATCTTTAAAATGGCTTTGTCAATAGTAGACAGATTATACCTGACCCGTGTACACGCTGTGGTGGAAGGAGACACCTATTTCCCTGACTTCGACCCGCGTGGATGGAAACTGGTGAAGAATGAAAGGCATGAAAAGGATGAAAAACATGCACATGCCATGACTTTCCAGGTGTGGGAGAGAGAACGCTAA
- a CDS encoding thymidylate synthase → MEQYLKLLQHIIDQGSVKTDRTGTGTTSCFGAQLRFNLQEGFPMITTKKVHLKSIIYELLWFLNGDTNIKYLKDHGVSIWDEWADENGDLGPVYGKQWRSWETKDGRVIDQITDAVKTIKNNPDSRRIIVNAWNVGDLPDMALSPCHCLFQFYVADGRLSCQLYQRSADVFLGVPFNIASYALLTMMMAQVCDLEPGDFVHTFGDVHLYSNHMEQAKLQLSRQPYELPTMKINPAVKDIFSFKFEDFELLNYQHHPHIKAPVAI, encoded by the coding sequence ATGGAACAATACCTTAAACTACTCCAACATATTATAGATCAAGGCAGTGTGAAGACGGACCGTACCGGTACAGGTACAACCAGCTGCTTTGGCGCTCAGCTCAGATTCAACTTACAGGAAGGTTTCCCTATGATCACGACCAAAAAGGTACACCTGAAGTCCATTATCTATGAACTACTGTGGTTCCTGAATGGTGATACCAACATTAAATACCTGAAAGATCACGGGGTGAGCATCTGGGATGAATGGGCGGATGAAAATGGGGACCTGGGGCCCGTTTATGGTAAACAATGGCGTAGCTGGGAAACGAAAGACGGCAGAGTGATAGACCAGATCACTGATGCAGTGAAGACCATTAAAAACAACCCCGATTCCCGCAGGATCATCGTCAATGCATGGAATGTAGGCGACCTGCCAGATATGGCATTAAGCCCCTGTCATTGCCTGTTTCAGTTCTATGTAGCCGATGGTCGCCTGAGCTGCCAGCTGTATCAGCGTAGTGCAGATGTATTCCTGGGCGTACCTTTCAATATTGCCTCCTACGCCCTGCTGACTATGATGATGGCACAGGTTTGCGATCTTGAACCTGGTGATTTTGTACATACTTTCGGAGATGTACACCTGTATAGTAATCATATGGAACAGGCAAAGCTGCAGCTAAGCCGTCAGCCGTATGAATTGCCAACGATGAAGATCAATCCGGCAGTAAAAGATATATTCAGCTTCAAATTTGAAGACTTCGAACTGCTGAACTATCAGCATCACCCGCATATCAAAGCTCCTGTAGCGATATAA